The following are from one region of the Staphylococcus schleiferi genome:
- the fni gene encoding type 2 isopentenyl-diphosphate Delta-isomerase, whose product MTEKREQRKNEHVLLALAQSEAQQSDFDRIQFVHHAIPTIDVEDVSLKSRCQALEMAHVLYVNAMTGGSEWTADMNTKLAQVAAATHLPIAVGSMHAAFKNPDVRHSYEVVRQNHPEGQIWANISAEASVAQAKEAISIVDANALQIHVNAPQELVMPEGQREFKHWMSQIKKIVEAIQIPVIVKEVGFGMSYDTIQDLIDHGVKYVDVSGRGGTNFISIENERRVLKDMEYLSDWGQSTVVSLLEARNLSNRVHLLASGGIRHPLDAVKALRLGAEAVGMSRPILKRVHEAGVEETVQYIENFKTQMAHIMTLLNARTIQELRQSAIVFDPYLKNWMQQRQL is encoded by the coding sequence ATGACTGAAAAAAGAGAACAACGAAAAAATGAACATGTTCTATTAGCGCTTGCACAAAGTGAAGCACAGCAATCTGATTTTGATCGAATCCAATTTGTCCATCATGCGATACCTACAATTGATGTCGAAGATGTTTCGTTAAAATCAAGATGCCAAGCATTAGAAATGGCACACGTACTTTATGTGAATGCGATGACAGGAGGCTCTGAATGGACAGCTGACATGAATACGAAGTTGGCCCAAGTTGCAGCAGCCACACATTTGCCGATTGCAGTTGGAAGTATGCATGCGGCTTTTAAAAATCCAGATGTGCGTCATTCATATGAAGTGGTACGTCAAAACCATCCAGAAGGACAGATTTGGGCAAATATTAGTGCAGAAGCATCGGTTGCTCAAGCAAAAGAGGCCATCTCAATTGTAGATGCGAATGCACTACAAATCCATGTAAATGCCCCCCAAGAGCTTGTCATGCCAGAGGGACAACGTGAATTTAAACATTGGATGTCACAGATTAAAAAAATTGTAGAAGCTATTCAAATACCGGTTATCGTTAAAGAAGTCGGTTTCGGAATGAGTTATGATACGATACAAGATTTGATTGACCATGGCGTGAAATATGTCGATGTCAGTGGACGGGGCGGTACAAACTTTATCTCTATTGAAAATGAGCGTCGTGTCCTTAAAGATATGGAATATTTAAGTGATTGGGGACAATCTACAGTCGTCTCATTATTAGAGGCACGTAATTTAAGTAATCGTGTACATCTTTTAGCGAGTGGGGGAATACGTCATCCGCTTGATGCAGTGAAGGCATTGCGCCTAGGTGCTGAAGCGGTGGGAATGTCTCGCCCTATTCTAAAACGCGTCCATGAAGCAGGTGTTGAAGAGACGGTTCAATATATAGAGAATTTTAAAACACAAATGGCGCATATCATGACTTTACTAAATGCACGAACGATTCAAGAGTTGAGACAGTCAGCGATTGTATTTGATCCTTATTTGAAAAACTGGATGCAACAACGACAACTCTAG